The stretch of DNA GCTAGCGAGTCGAGCAGGACCGACGCGCGGGCCACGAACATCCCGGCGTTCCACACGTGGTCGCCCGAGGCCAGGTAGCCGCGCGCGGTCTCCTCGTCGGGCTTCTCCACGAAGCTGCGCACCGCCCGGGCCGAGCCGAACCCCTCGAGCGGGTCGCCCGACGCGATGTAGCCGAACGCGGTGGACGGCTCGGTGGGCTCGATCCCGATCGTGACGATGTAGCCCTGCTCGGCCACGGCGATCGCCTCGCGCACGGCGTCGGCGAAGCGGTCGGGGTCGGGGATGCGGTGGTCGGCGGCGAACGAGCCCACGACGGCGTCGGGGTCGGCGCGCTCGATGATCGCGGCGGCGAGACCGATCGCCGGCATCGACTCGCGCGGCGACGGCTCGAGCAGCAGGTTCACGAGCTCGGGCAGCTGCGCGGCGATCGCGCTGCCGTGCGCCGCGCCGGACACCACGTGGATGTGCTCGACCGACGCGAGCGGCAGCATCCGGTCCCACGTCTGCTGGATCAGCGTGCGGCCGGTGCCCTCGAGATCGAGCAGGAACTTCGGCCGGGCCTTCCGCGACAGCGGCCACAGGCGGGTTCCGGC from Aeromicrobium phoceense encodes:
- a CDS encoding mannose-1-phosphate guanylyltransferase, with product MSTFHAIIPAGGAGTRLWPLSRKARPKFLLDLEGTGRTLIQQTWDRMLPLASVEHIHVVSGAAHGSAIAAQLPELVNLLLEPSPRESMPAIGLAAAIIERADPDAVVGSFAADHRIPDPDRFADAVREAIAVAEQGYIVTIGIEPTEPSTAFGYIASGDPLEGFGSARAVRSFVEKPDEETARGYLASGDHVWNAGMFVARASVLLDSLARFRPELAAGLRAVAAAWGTPAFVAELGRTWPTLEKIAIDHAVAEPVAAEGGMAVVPATFGWDDLGDFASIAPLGSSPDVLWVDADGVARGQEGVQIAVLGLRNVAVVQTDDAVLVLDLAQSQRVKEIVAQLPGLDRADLL